A window from Bufo bufo chromosome 1, aBufBuf1.1, whole genome shotgun sequence encodes these proteins:
- the PLEKHA5 gene encoding pleckstrin homology domain-containing family A member 5 isoform X7, translated as MAADPSLDWVSSLPWAWGYGITAAGRVFFINEEAKSTTWLHPVTGETVLTGHRKTPDLPTGWEEAYTFEGARYYIKQCSKRP; from the exons ATGGCGGCGGATCCGAGCTTGGACTGGGTCAGCTCCCTGCCCTGGGCGTGGGGCTACGGGATCACCGCGGCCGGCCGAGTCTTCTTTATCAA TGAGGAAGCCAAGAGCACAACCTGGCTGCACCCGGTGACCGGGGAGACCGTGCTGACCGGACACAGGAAGACCCCAG ATTTACCTACCGGCTGGGAGGAGGCGTACACATTTGAAGGTGCCCGATACTACATCAA